The Natribaculum luteum genome contains the following window.
CTACTCGTTCCGTTCGACGGGTCGGAGCTTTCGACGGCAGCACTCGAGAAGGCAGCCGAATTCGGCGACCTCACCGACGAAGACGTGGTCGCGTTGACGGTCGTTCCGGACGACGACGAGTACGCACGTGAACGAGGGTGGATCGGCCAGCACGAGCAGTTCGATCCGGACGTGGTCACGCGGAAGATGCGCAGAACCGTCGCGGACGTCGCACCCGAGGCGACGTTCGAGGTCGAACTCGTCGACTCGGACGAACCCACGGCGACGGCGACGACGAGCGTAGTGCGGACGATCCGCGACAGGGCGGCCGACCTCGACGCGTCGCTGGTCTTCGTCGGGTCCGAGAACGCCGGTTCGGTGACGACCCCGCTCTCGAGCGTCGGCGGGCCGGTCGCGAGCGACCAGCACTACGACGTCTACGTCGTCCGCCACGCGGAGTAACGACGGGGCCGGATCGTCACGCGAGGGCAGGACGACGACGGGCCTGCTACTCGGGCCCGGTCAGAGACAGCTCCTCGAACAGCGCGTCGAAGAGTTTGCGTTCGGCAGCGCGGACGTGCTGGTGGAACGTCGCCGACGTGATGTCGAGCGAGTCGGCGACGTCTTCCCCGGAACTGTTTCGTGGCCACTCGAAGAAGCCGGCGAAGTAAGCCGTCTCGAGTGCGGTCCGCTGTCGGTCCGTCAACTCGTCCATCCAGGCCTGCTTGACCAGCCGTGGGATGTCCGACGAACGCGCCACCTGCCTGCGAGCCAGCGGTTCGATGGCGGGATACGCTTCTTCGATCGTCTCGATCACCTGCCGGACGTTCGCTCCCTGTGGGAGGTGGACGGTCATTCGGTAGTCGCCGTCTTCGATTGCCGACTGGCTGACGGACCCGCCGTGGGACGCGACCGTCGACAGGATGGTCGGCTCCGACAGCCGGAGCTCGAACTGGATCTCGCCGAAGCGCTCGTCGATCACGGACACTCCGTCCCACTGTGGCAACTGCTCGACGAGCGCTTCGACGGCGGACATCCCGTCGTCGGTCGCCGTTCCGTACACGAGGTACTCGCCGTCGGCGACGGGAACCGTCTGGTCGAAGGTGATTCGCTCGTCGGTCGAGGCCGAGACGTCGAACGCCTCGAAGAAGTCTCGAATCTGGAACTCGAGTTCGACGACCTGGTCGCTGGTCAGTGCACGTTTGCGTTCGACGGCAGCGATCGCGTGGCCGACGATTTCGCCGAGTTGGCTGATCACCGTCCGCTCGTCGTCGGTGAACGCGTACGGCCGTTCTGCGTAGACGTTCAGGACGCCGTAGAGCGTGCCCTCGTGGACGATCGGGATCGCGGCCGACGAACGAAAGCCGTAGTCGCTGATCTGCTCGCGCCAGGGGTCGTGTCTGGTATCTTCACGGATGTCCTGAGTGGTCTGGATCTCGCGTTGCAAGACCGCCCGCCCCGTGGGCCCCTGACTGCGCTCGTCGTCGGGATCGACGGATATCGTAATTCCCTCGAGATAGCCCTCGATGCCCGCCTCCGTCCGCAGGTCAACCGTCTGTGTCTGCGAGTCGACGGCGCCGATCCAGGCGAACGCGTACGACTCCATCTCGGCGAGTCGCTGGCAGACGATCTCTTCGATCTCCTCGCGGGTGGACTGTTCGATGATCGCGTCGGTGATCTCCCGGACGAGTTCGTTGAGTTCGTTGAGTGCTGCGAGTTGGCCGCGCTGGCGTTCGAGGTTCTGTTCCCGTTCGACTCGATCGTAGGCGGTCTCGGCGTTTGCGGCCAGGACCTCGACGAGGTGGCGGGTCCGATCGTCGAGCGACCCGATCTCGTCCGAACCGACGACGATGATCCCGTGGTCGCCTATCGGCACGAATAGCCCCGACCGCATCTCGGTGTCGTGGGCTTGCAACCGCGGCGATTCGAATATGTCGTCGTAGTTCCGTGACTCGCCCGTGGCGAAGACGTGACCGGTGATGCTCTCGTCGCCGGGCGGCACTTCGGGGAACGCCTGTCGCATGAAGTCGGCTTCGACCGACCGCGCGCCGGGAACGAGCAGGTCCCGATCGTCGTCGTGCCGATAGACGATTACGCCGGGGAGGTCGAGGACGTTCGACGCTGCGTCGACGACGGTCTCGCCAACTTCCGCCTTCGTCGTCGAGCGAATCATCTGCCGCGTCGAGTCGTGGAGGGCCTGCAACGTCTCCTCGAACTGTCTGCGGTCGGTGACGTCCTGTGACATCGCCATGGCGGCGAACACGTCGCCGTCGTCGTCGGTCAGCGGGAGCACCCAGAACTTGAACGATCGTCCCTGAAACTCGAGTTCGAACGAGGTCGTCTCGCCCTCGAGTGCGGCCCGGTAGTTGGGTTCGACGATCTCCCGGACGTCATCGGGATAGACGTCCTGTACCCGTTCGCCCCGGAGGTCGGCAGCGTCGATGTCGAGTCTCTCGAAGCCTTTCCCCTCGACGAGCGTGTGCCGCAGTTCCTCGTCGAGGAGAACGACACCCCCGTTCGGGAAGTTCTCCGCGAGGGTGCGGTAGCGTCGTTCGGACTCCTCGAGTGCACGTTCGCGCTCGAGTCGGGTGGAGACGTCCCGAACGACGCCACATCGACCGTAGCCGTCGCCGACCGGGAAGGGAGCGAACCGGGTTTCGACCGGTACGGTCTCACCGTCTTTTCGCACGAGATCGAGTTCGAGGATGCCCGCCTCGCGGTCGCCGGCGACGATCTGGTCGCTCATCTCGGTTGCCGTGGCGTTGATCTGCTCGCTGTGGACGACTTTGGCGGGTTTCCCGAGCAGTTCCTCCCGGTCGTATCCCACTAACTCGAGGAACGCGTCGTTGGCCATCACGAACCGCTCGTCGTCGTCGAGCGCGTAGACTCCGTCGTCGATCGTCTCGACGATCTTTCTGTACTGTTCGAGTTTCTGCTCGCGCTCCTTTCGTTCGGTGATGTCACGGAAGTACACCGACAGTCCCGACTCGGAGGGGTAGATGTTGCCCTCGACCCAGAACCCCAGCGGCTCGTAGTGAGTTTCGAAGCTGGTCGGTTCCTGTGTCGACAGCGCCCGGTGGAACCTCTCCCAGGCGTCGGTCTCGGCAGCCTGCGGAAACGTCTCCCAGATGCTCTCCCCGAGGAGCTCTTCTCTGGAGTGCTGGAGCAGCTCTTCGGCCCGGTCGTTGACGTACGTAAACCGGTACTCGTCGTCGACCGCGTAGAACGCGTCGTCGATCCGCTTGAAAATCTCGTCCAGTTCTCGCTCGAGGTCGTCGCGCTGTTGACGGAGCCGCTGCTCGTACTCGCGCCGGTCGGTCATGTCCCGGGTGACCTTGGCGTACCCCGCGAGGTCGCCGTCCTCGTCGTGAATGGCAGTGAGGGTGACGTAAGCCCAGAACCGCGAGCCGTCCTTTCGCACCCGCCACCCTTCGTCCTCGGTCGAGCCGTCCGCCGCGGCGTCGGCCAGGTTTCGCTCGGGAACGCCCTCGTCTGCCGCCTCGTCCGTGTAGAACGTAGAGACGTGTTCGCCCACGATCTCTTCGCGTTCGTATCCCTTGATCTGCTCGGCACCCCGGTTCCAGGTGGAGACCCGTCCGTCGGCGTCGAGCATGAAGATGGCGTACTCCTCGGTCGCGTCTATCATCGACCGGAACTGGCGTTCGCGCTCCGAGAGCGCCTGCTCCGCGCGCTTCTGGTCTGTGATATCGGTGATTACCCCCTCGAGGATTTCGTACTCGTCGTCATCGTCACCGACGCCGTATCCGCGTTCCTGGACCCAGCGGGTGTTTCCGTCGGCGGTCTGGATGCGAAACTGGAGGCTAAATTGGCCGTCCTCGTCCAGTTGCGCCTGTACCTCCTCTCGGACGTAGTCAGCGTCGTCCGGATGGACGACGTCCCGTTCCCAGCTCACGTCGCCGGATTCCAGGGTGGCAGGATCGTACCCGGTGATCTCGGCGCAGCCGTCGCTGACGAACGACATCGGCCAGCCCTCCCCGTATCGGCAGCGGTACACGATCCCCGGTACGTTGTCGACGAGTCGCGAGAGCATCTGTTCGTGCTCGTCGGTCGATCGGTCGTGGTCGTCGTCCGCTTCGACGGAACCGTCGCGCGCCGACAGCCACCAGACGCGTCCTCGAGCGCCGACTTTCTTGGTCTCGACGGCGTCTCGCTCGACGAGGCGGTCCAGCCGCTCGTAGGCGGCACGGCGGGTGATTTCCAGTTCCGCTGCGACTTCGCTCGTCGTAAGCGGCGTTCGGGGAGACGCCATTCGATCGAAGACGGCCAGCGTTTCACTGAGAGCGTCCAGGTTCCCGCCAGACATGCACCCTTATAACTGGGCGAACGTTATCAATCCTCCGTTGACGGAACCTCTCCTCCAGGCGGGGCCGATCGACGACACTCCGCGTGCGGCAGACCAACCGCTTCGGATCTGCGGCCGAAAATGTCATAGGACTATACCAAATTTGTTAGTAGCGTCCCTTACTGTCCGCCGACTCTTCGTCACCAATACGGTCAAACCACACACCCAACAATGAATTTCGTAACGCAACCCCCGAGCGAAACGGGCGACGAGACCGTGCCCGTGAGCGACGTCTACGACGCTCTCTCGAACGAGCGGCGGCGACGAGTGCTCTCGGCACTGTCGGAAGAGACGACACCTGTCGACGTCGCCGAACTGGCTCACACCGTCGCCACGGCGGAGACGGCAGACCGGCCCCGCGGGACCCCGGACGAGCACGTCACCCAGGTCCACACGTCGCTCCACCACGTTCACCTCCCGAAACTGACGGATCTCGGACTCGTCGAGTACGACCCGGACGCGGAAACCGTCGACTGTGTCGTCGACGTCAACTCCGTTCTCGCGTAGTCGTTCGTCCCACTCGCACGTACGGGGTCGGGCGTTCCGAACTCGATCGAGCGTGCACCGAACTGCTCGAGTTCTCGAGCGAGTACGCTGATCCGCGAGGATTGATGCTCCACGTCGTGACTCTCGTTACCGGCGTCTTTTACCCAGATTAATTTTTGTGAAAATTATTTGTGGGTGCCGTCGTAGCTCCGCGCATGCACCGACGACACTACCTGATGGGCATGAGTGCGGGGGTCGGAGTGCTGGTGTCGACGGGCGGTGGGGCCACGGTCGGCACACAGTCCGCACTGTCGGTCACGATCGTCTGGACGAACACACCCGTCACGGGGGGCGACGTCCTCGAGGTAAACGTTCACGTTCGCAACGAGAGCGAGCGCAGCGTCACCCGCGAGATCGCTCTCGTGGTCAGCGACGACCGGGTAGACACTACCTCCGTGACGGTCGATCCCGGAGACGTAGCGTCGGTCGACCTGGGATACGAGACCTATCCCGTGCGGCAAACCGTCGAGTTCCCGGTGACCGTCGAGACGGACGGGAGTTCGGACACGCGTACCGTCTCCGTCTTCGGCACGGACGATCCGCTCGTCCAGCGAGTGCGTCCCAGCGCCGACGTCGCCGTCCAGCCGGAGACGACCGTCATGTTCGAGGTCCAGACCGTCGCGCTCGGCCAGACGGCGTGGCACCTCGACGGCGAGTTCGTCCGGCGCTCGTTCGGCCCCTGGTACAGCGAGTACAATCGGCAGGCGGAGGCCGACTACTGGCAACACACCTTCGAGGCAACGGGAACACACGAGGTCGCCGCAGTCGTCGAGACCGACGACTGGACCGAGACGGTCGAGTGGACGATCGACGTGACGTCAGACGGGCGGACGACGCCGAACATCGACGACGTCCAGCCGAGCGACGACACGATCGCCACCGACCGTGACGAACCGCTCGAGGTCGCCGTCTCCGATCCCGACGGCGGCCTCGATCGCGTCGTCTGGTGGCTCGGCCACGCGGACGTGATCCTCGACGTCACGAGCGTCAGCGGGGCGGAAGCCACCGCGTCGCTGTCGGCCGACGACTTCTCGGGGTGTCACCAGTGTCCGGTCGTCGTCTGGGTGGTCGACGAGCAGGGCGTGATCGGCGAGGCGAGTCCGTGGACGTTCGCCATCCAGGACGTCCCGCTCTCGGTGACGATCACTGGGACGACCGATCCCGTCGACGCGGGCGACGTCCTCGAGGTGCAGGCCCGACTCGAGAACACGGGAACCGCCTCGAGCACGACGGACGCCCGCCTCGTGGTCAGCGACGATGTCGTCGACGTCACGTCTGTCTTGCTCGCTCCCGGCGAAGCGGAAACGATCGTGCTGGGGTACGAAACCTATCCCGTCCGCCAGGACGTCGAGTTCCCGGTAACCGTCGAGACCGACGACGCCGCCGACTCACAGACCGTCGAGGTGTACGGCACCGAGGAGTCCGCCGCACCGTCGCTCTCCGTGGCGATCACCGGGACGAACGCGCCGGTCGGCGCTGGCGAGTTCCTCGAGGTGACCGCCCAGGTCGAGAACACGGGCGGGACAGAAGCGACCCAGGACGTCCGTCTCGTGGTCAGCGACGACGTCGTCGACTCCACGACGGTCTCGCTCGGCTCCGGGGAGACGACGACGGTCTCGCTCGGCTACGAGACCTACCCCGTCGAGCAAGACGTCAGCTTCCCCGTGCGCGTCGCGACCGACGACGACGCAGACGAACGCACCGTCGAGGTGTTCGCCGACGGCAATTCCGGCGATGGTGACGACTCCGGCGGCGAGCCGTCGCTCTCCGTCTCGATCAGCAGAACGAACGCCCCCGTCGACGCGGGCGAGTTCCTCCAGGTGACTGCTGCCGTCCAGAATTCGGGCTCGGCGAGCGCCACGCCGACGCTCGAGCTCGTCGTCGGCGGCGACGTGGTCGACTCCGCCTCCGTGACGGTCGGCCCCGGCCAGTCGACGACGGTCTCGCTCGGCTACGAGACCTATCCCGTCGAGCAGGACGTCAGCTTCCCCGTGACGGTCCGTGGCGGCGGCGCTTCGGCGTTGCGCACGGTTCGCGTCTTCGGCGGTTGATCGCGCCGGTTCTCGGCCACACGAGATGTCGCCTCGTGGGCGACGTCTCCGCGTCGGCGTCTCTGCGTCGGCGTCTCGACCGCGGCGAGCGAAAGTACACGCGGCGCGCGCTGGGGAGCCGCTCGAGCACTGCGAGAGTGGCTCGACGACGCCGTGCGAGGGGCGAGTGAGTGAGTGCAACGAGCGAACGAGTCGGCTGGGGAGGGTGAGGCTATGGGCGGGACAGAACGGGCCGGGGGCGCTCTCAATCGCTGCAGTGTCGACGATGATCGCCGTGCGGCGATGACTGCCACTGCCGCTTCCGCAGGGAGTGAGGGCTGACGTGCTCGAGGAAAACCGCGCCGGCCGGGATTTGAACCGAAGCAAGACGGTCGCACTCACTTCGTACGTGCGCTGCGACTTGCAGGGTTCAAATCGCCGGCGTGGCGATCATGTCTCTCACGTTCGTTCGAGACGATAATGCGCCGGCCGGGATTTGAACCCGGGCCATGAGCTTGGAAGGCTCAGGTCCTGCCACTAGACCACCGGCGCGCACCTCCCACTTTTCGCCGTTCCCTTAAGGGAGTTTCTGTTTTCGTCGGCGATAGTGCTGTATCGTACCACGGCACGCCACACCGTGACCACGGAAACGATCGTTCTCGAGGACCCCAGTCCGTCACGTCGCGCGCGACTCACCGTGACCGTCGCCACCGTCCGCGAGACAGACGTACGTTCGGGTCGTACCGACGCTCTCGAGTGCGCGAATCCCCTCGGTGACCGCCCGCAGGAGTTCCTGGGTGGTCTCGGTTTCCAGATCCACGATGACGTCGAAGTCGCCCGTGACGACGAACGCCTCCGTTACGGCCGGATGCTCTCGAATCTGTTCGACCAGTTCCCGTTCCGTGCCCGCCGACACCACGACGGCGACGAATGCGTGAACCATCGTAAGAAACCGACCACGACCGCACAAAAAGCCGTTTTTCAGGATTTACCGGGAGTCACGCGGACCGATCGGTCACGTCGGTTACTGTTCGTCGACGCCGACGGTGGCATAGCAGTTCCCGCTCGAGAGTTCCCACTCGTGGACGTCGAGTACGCTCTCCTCGAGGTCGGCCTCGAACTCCTCGGGTGAGTAGATGTGATAGAAGCGATCGACCGTCTCGCCGCCGGGGAGCGTCCACTCGACGGTCGTGTCGAACCCCTCGTCGGCGTCGAAGCGGTCGTGGGCGGTCGACCAGGCGCTGACGAGCGCCCGTCCGTCGGGCGCGAGCACGCGAGCGAGTTCGTCGAGACTGGTCACGCGACTCTCTCGCGTGGGGAGGTGGTGGAGGGTCGCGACGTAGACGGCGACGTCGACGACGCCCTCAACGAGCGGGAGCGCCGCGGCGTCGCCCTGGAGCAGGTCGACGGCGAAGTCGCGCTCGAGTGCGCGCGCCCGGCCGGTCTCGAGCAAGCCGCGGCTGACGTCGAGGCCGACGGTGCGGCCGACGCGGTCGGCCAGCAACTCGGCGTGGCGACAGTTCCCACAGCCGACGTCGAGTCCGGTCGTGTCGGCACCCGTCAGGTCGGCAGGCACGCGCTCGAGGAACGACTCGACTTCGGGCCAGGCGTACTCGCGGGTCGAGGCGAAGTGCGTCGCGATGCGGTCGTAGGTCTCCCGGACGTCGGCCCGACGGTCCATGGTCGGCCGTGGTCGTGGACGGGGCAAAAACGTTCGCAAGTGTGGCGGCCACGAACCGGACACTGTTCAGCATCTTTCGAGGCGGAGCCATCGGTCCCAACGAGCGAGGGCATCAGCCCGAGCGAAGTAGGGCGGGGTCGGTTACTCGAGACAGACTGTTCGATGGACTGACCGATTGTCCCCCAGAGGGCGGGCAGGTTCGCCGCTGGATTGGGCGTTACGTTCATACCACGCGAGGTCCAAACGACACGTACGGAATGAGGCGCGAGCACTTCACGCTAGATGTCAGCAATGTCGACTGGGTCGAGACGGACGGCGAGCCACGAAAGCCGTCGGTATCGATCGACTTCACCGGCCCGGAGACGTTGCTTCGCGAGCGCCTTACCGCTCCCGATGGCGACGTTCTCGATGCGAGTGAGACGGACGTCGCCCTTCGACTCCAGGAACCACTGGACGAGGACGCGGCAGGCGTCGTCAGCGTCACCGACCGTATCACGGGCGATTTCGTCCTCGAACTCAACGAAGACGCGTCGAACGTCCTGAAGTTCATCCGGGCAGCACGGAACTACGGCGAGGTCGCGACCGAGGACGAGGGACGGTACAAAGTGTCGATCACGTTCGACGGCGAGGAGTTCGTCACCTACGACAAGCGGACGTTTCTCGTCTACGACGATCAGGGAGATCTCCTCCGCCAGCACAGCCTGATCCCGAGCGGCGTCGAACTTTGATACTATCTGATGTGACCGTGTTCCGACGAAACCGCCCGATGGGTCGCGACGGGGCACGGTTGCATCGACACTGACTCGCATCGGTCGTCACGAGGCGGCCGCCCCAACTCGAGAGAAAAATCGGCAGTTATAAGTGATTTAGGCCCGCCTAAATCAAACGAAGAGCCGATCGAGCAAGGATCAACGATGTCAAACGGGGAACTTCTCACGTCGACGGCCGACGAACCGTCTTTCGAGACCGCAACACCAGAGACCGTTCTCGAACTCGACGGCGTCGCGAAACGCTACGGCAGCGAAACGATCATCCCGGAGCTCTCGCTGTCGGTCCGCGACGGGGAGATCCTCACCCTGCTCGGTCCCTCGGGCTGTGGGAAAACGACGACACTGCGACTCATCGCTGGACTCGAGCGACCGAACGGCGGTTCGATTCGGCTTCAGAACGGCTTCGTGGCCGGAAACGAGACGTTCGTTCCTCCTGAAGAGCGCGACGTCGGCGTCGTCTTCCAGGAGTTCGCGCTCTTTCCACACCTCACCGCCCGGGAGAACGTCGCGTTCGGGTTGGACGGCTGGGAGCCAGAAGAGCGTGACGCCCGCGTCGAGGAACTGCTCGAGCTGGTCGGCCTCGAGGAACACGGCGACCACTACCCGGACGAACTCTCCGGCGGCCAGCAACAGCGGGTCGCCCTCGCACGGTCGATCGCGCCCGAACCGGACATGCTCTTGCTCGACGAGCCGTTCTCGAATCTCGACGTCGACCTGCGCGTGGAGATGCGCGAGGAGGTCCGCCGGATCATCAAGAAAGCGGGCGTCACCGCGATTTCGGTCACGCACGACCAGGAGGAGGCGCTGTCGATCTCCGACCGTGTCGCGGTGATGAACGACGGCGTCATCGAACAGGTCGGCACGCCAGAGCGGGTCTTCCAGCAGCCGAAGTCGCGGTTCGTCGCCGGTTTCCTGGGCCACGCGAGTTTCCTCTCTGGACAGGTCCACGGCGACCACGTCGAGACCGCGCTCGGACGCGTCCTCAGAGACGACATTCACGGTCTGGCTCAACAGTACGACGGCACCGAGATCGACCTGCTCGTCCGCCCGGACGACGTGACGGCGTACCCGGCAGACGGCACCGAGGCCGACGGTCAGGTCGTCTACCGGCGGTATCTCGGGCCGACCGTCCTCTATCGCGTCGAACTCGACGACGGCGACGTCATCGAGTGTATGCACAACCACTCCGACCGCCTCGAACTCGACGAACGCGTCGCCGTCCGCGTCACCGCCGACCACGAACTCGCGTGGTTCCCCGCCGGACAGCGCGACTAACCGCAGACCGACTCCGTCTCGTGGAGGAACGTCTGACACTCGACCGTCCGTCCTTCGGGATCTTCGGCGAAAAAATTGTAGATCCGGTAGCGCTCGTTCTCGCTCGGTTCGTCGACTGCGTGGTCGGCCAGTGCCTCGTAAGCGACGTCGACCTCGTCTCGAGTTCCGTAGACGAACGTGATGACTCCCTCGGTCTCGGCGTCGTCGCGCTCGCAGAAGCCGACGAGCATGTTGTCGTACTGGAGGATCGTACATCCGGGCTGCTCGAGCCAGATCGACGCGCCTACCTCGTCCACGTAGAAGTCGACGACTCGTTCGAGCGCTTCGGTCGCGAAGAACACGATGCCAGACATGGGAGAGCCTGCGACGTGAGCGGATAAAACAGTTCACCTGCCGGTGGGTTTATCGGAGTTCCGGAAGCAGCCAGTCGTATGACAGCTTCGATACGTGTCGCCGTCCTCGCAGGGTGGAGGGCACGCGACGACAGCGTAACTGGGGTGGGCGCGTCGTGACCGACGAGCGGCTGGCGACGCGGTGTGGACTTCTCGCACCCGTCGTCACGCTGGGTGCGATCGTGCTTGCGACGGTCCTCGCCACGCCGGAGACGTTCACCTGGCACGCTCGGTCGCTGTCCGACATGGGTCGGGTCGGAACGCGGACCTTCTGGCTGTTCAACGGCGGCCTGATCGTCGGCGGCCTGCTCGGAGTACCGTTCGTCTGGGGGCTCTGGTCGACAGCTCGAAACGGCCTCGAGCGCGTCGGGGTCGCCCTCGTCGGAATCGCCCTCGCCGGGATCGTCGGCGTCGGCGTCTTCTTTCTCGGACACACGGACTACTACCTCGAGACCGGACTGCACTTCGTCGCCGCGATAACGTTCTTCGGCGTGGCACCGATCGCACAGTGGCTCTACGGGACGGGACTGCTCCTCGCTGGCGACGTTCGACTCGGCGGGCTCTCGTTCTGGCTGGGGAACGTCCACGCCGCCGGGTGGTTCGGCTGGCTGCTCTATCGCGACGCCGTCGCCGCCGACCCCTGGGAGTTGTTCGCCGTCCCCGAGTTCGTCGCCGCCGTCGCCTTCGGGCTCTGGATCGCACTGGTCACCTGGTCGCAACTCGACGGTGTATCCGACTCAACGGGCCGCTAACTGGCGTACACTGCCGTTGAGACTGATCGGCACACAACTCTTAAATCGAAACCGTTCATATACGCCCGTATGCATAAGGACGAACTTCTAGAGCTGCACGAAGAACTGGTGGTCATCATGGAGTACTTCGCCGAGCGCGAAGACGTCGACGAAGGACTGTTCGAACCGTACCGCAAACTCGAGGTCGATCCCTCTCACGTCCACAAATCCAAGAGCGAACACAAACACGCCGTCTTCGTGCTGGGCAACGCCCTGGCGAGTGCGATGAGCGAAGACGAGTTCTCGAGTGCCGGCCGGATCGGCAAGCGGATGGAAGAACTCGCCGACGACGCCCAGTCGAAGATATAGACGTCCCTGATCGTTCAACGTTCAACTTTTTAATACATACAGGCGAAACGTATTTATTCCATATCCCGTTTGTTGGATTATGGACTCGCGCACGCAAGAGCGCGTCGAGCGCTGGGATTCTCGCCCGTTCGATGGCGGTCGAGACGGGCTCTCCGATCTCGCTGACAGTGGGTTCTCGGGTGCCGTCACCGCAGCCGGGACGTGGCTGTTTATGCTCAACGGCCGCGTCGTCGGCGTCTTCGACGGCTCGCTCGAGGACTTCGACGCCGCTTCCGGGACCGTCTACGTCGCGCCCGACCCGGCACTTCCCTTACTGGCCGCGATGAAAACCCGCGGTGGCGACACGCGGGCGAAGTACTACACCAACGACACGCCGCTGTCGGAGGTCGATCAGACGCTTCAGGACGGCTCGTTTACGGGCTACGTCGAACTGAGCGAAAACGTCCTCAGTGGCGACTACTACGTGGTTTACTACGGCGGCCGACGGATGGCT
Protein-coding sequences here:
- a CDS encoding Lrp/AsnC family transcriptional regulator — encoded protein: MVHAFVAVVVSAGTERELVEQIREHPAVTEAFVVTGDFDVIVDLETETTQELLRAVTEGIRALESVGTTRTYVCLADGGDGHGESRAT
- a CDS encoding PAS domain S-box protein, translated to MSGGNLDALSETLAVFDRMASPRTPLTTSEVAAELEITRRAAYERLDRLVERDAVETKKVGARGRVWWLSARDGSVEADDDHDRSTDEHEQMLSRLVDNVPGIVYRCRYGEGWPMSFVSDGCAEITGYDPATLESGDVSWERDVVHPDDADYVREEVQAQLDEDGQFSLQFRIQTADGNTRWVQERGYGVGDDDDEYEILEGVITDITDQKRAEQALSERERQFRSMIDATEEYAIFMLDADGRVSTWNRGAEQIKGYEREEIVGEHVSTFYTDEAADEGVPERNLADAAADGSTEDEGWRVRKDGSRFWAYVTLTAIHDEDGDLAGYAKVTRDMTDRREYEQRLRQQRDDLERELDEIFKRIDDAFYAVDDEYRFTYVNDRAEELLQHSREELLGESIWETFPQAAETDAWERFHRALSTQEPTSFETHYEPLGFWVEGNIYPSESGLSVYFRDITERKEREQKLEQYRKIVETIDDGVYALDDDERFVMANDAFLELVGYDREELLGKPAKVVHSEQINATATEMSDQIVAGDREAGILELDLVRKDGETVPVETRFAPFPVGDGYGRCGVVRDVSTRLERERALEESERRYRTLAENFPNGGVVLLDEELRHTLVEGKGFERLDIDAADLRGERVQDVYPDDVREIVEPNYRAALEGETTSFELEFQGRSFKFWVLPLTDDDGDVFAAMAMSQDVTDRRQFEETLQALHDSTRQMIRSTTKAEVGETVVDAASNVLDLPGVIVYRHDDDRDLLVPGARSVEADFMRQAFPEVPPGDESITGHVFATGESRNYDDIFESPRLQAHDTEMRSGLFVPIGDHGIIVVGSDEIGSLDDRTRHLVEVLAANAETAYDRVEREQNLERQRGQLAALNELNELVREITDAIIEQSTREEIEEIVCQRLAEMESYAFAWIGAVDSQTQTVDLRTEAGIEGYLEGITISVDPDDERSQGPTGRAVLQREIQTTQDIREDTRHDPWREQISDYGFRSSAAIPIVHEGTLYGVLNVYAERPYAFTDDERTVISQLGEIVGHAIAAVERKRALTSDQVVELEFQIRDFFEAFDVSASTDERITFDQTVPVADGEYLVYGTATDDGMSAVEALVEQLPQWDGVSVIDERFGEIQFELRLSEPTILSTVASHGGSVSQSAIEDGDYRMTVHLPQGANVRQVIETIEEAYPAIEPLARRQVARSSDIPRLVKQAWMDELTDRQRTALETAYFAGFFEWPRNSSGEDVADSLDITSATFHQHVRAAERKLFDALFEELSLTGPE
- a CDS encoding ABC transporter ATP-binding protein, whose translation is MSNGELLTSTADEPSFETATPETVLELDGVAKRYGSETIIPELSLSVRDGEILTLLGPSGCGKTTTLRLIAGLERPNGGSIRLQNGFVAGNETFVPPEERDVGVVFQEFALFPHLTARENVAFGLDGWEPEERDARVEELLELVGLEEHGDHYPDELSGGQQQRVALARSIAPEPDMLLLDEPFSNLDVDLRVEMREEVRRIIKKAGVTAISVTHDQEEALSISDRVAVMNDGVIEQVGTPERVFQQPKSRFVAGFLGHASFLSGQVHGDHVETALGRVLRDDIHGLAQQYDGTEIDLLVRPDDVTAYPADGTEADGQVVYRRYLGPTVLYRVELDDGDVIECMHNHSDRLELDERVAVRVTADHELAWFPAGQRD
- a CDS encoding DUF5793 family protein, which codes for MRREHFTLDVSNVDWVETDGEPRKPSVSIDFTGPETLLRERLTAPDGDVLDASETDVALRLQEPLDEDAAGVVSVTDRITGDFVLELNEDASNVLKFIRAARNYGEVATEDEGRYKVSITFDGEEFVTYDKRTFLVYDDQGDLLRQHSLIPSGVEL
- a CDS encoding class I SAM-dependent methyltransferase, translated to MDRRADVRETYDRIATHFASTREYAWPEVESFLERVPADLTGADTTGLDVGCGNCRHAELLADRVGRTVGLDVSRGLLETGRARALERDFAVDLLQGDAAALPLVEGVVDVAVYVATLHHLPTRESRVTSLDELARVLAPDGRALVSAWSTAHDRFDADEGFDTTVEWTLPGGETVDRFYHIYSPEEFEADLEESVLDVHEWELSSGNCYATVGVDEQ
- a CDS encoding CARDB domain-containing protein, which codes for MHRRHYLMGMSAGVGVLVSTGGGATVGTQSALSVTIVWTNTPVTGGDVLEVNVHVRNESERSVTREIALVVSDDRVDTTSVTVDPGDVASVDLGYETYPVRQTVEFPVTVETDGSSDTRTVSVFGTDDPLVQRVRPSADVAVQPETTVMFEVQTVALGQTAWHLDGEFVRRSFGPWYSEYNRQAEADYWQHTFEATGTHEVAAVVETDDWTETVEWTIDVTSDGRTTPNIDDVQPSDDTIATDRDEPLEVAVSDPDGGLDRVVWWLGHADVILDVTSVSGAEATASLSADDFSGCHQCPVVVWVVDEQGVIGEASPWTFAIQDVPLSVTITGTTDPVDAGDVLEVQARLENTGTASSTTDARLVVSDDVVDVTSVLLAPGEAETIVLGYETYPVRQDVEFPVTVETDDAADSQTVEVYGTEESAAPSLSVAITGTNAPVGAGEFLEVTAQVENTGGTEATQDVRLVVSDDVVDSTTVSLGSGETTTVSLGYETYPVEQDVSFPVRVATDDDADERTVEVFADGNSGDGDDSGGEPSLSVSISRTNAPVDAGEFLQVTAAVQNSGSASATPTLELVVGGDVVDSASVTVGPGQSTTVSLGYETYPVEQDVSFPVTVRGGGASALRTVRVFGG
- a CDS encoding universal stress protein is translated as MTLLVPFDGSELSTAALEKAAEFGDLTDEDVVALTVVPDDDEYARERGWIGQHEQFDPDVVTRKMRRTVADVAPEATFEVELVDSDEPTATATTSVVRTIRDRAADLDASLVFVGSENAGSVTTPLSSVGGPVASDQHYDVYVVRHAE
- a CDS encoding DUF7344 domain-containing protein, giving the protein MSDVYDALSNERRRRVLSALSEETTPVDVAELAHTVATAETADRPRGTPDEHVTQVHTSLHHVHLPKLTDLGLVEYDPDAETVDCVVDVNSVLA